The Candidatus Nomurabacteria bacterium genomic sequence GAGCCCGACAGTAGCGCCTGTCGGCGCGAGTTCCGCAGCTGACCAAGACGGGAGACGGAGCTTTTTGTCGCGACGTGAAGCCGTCACGAGCTTTTTGACTCTTTTTGTCGATACAAAAAGAGGTGACTTGGTTCTTGGTCATACAAGAACACTTAATTATATAAAACTTATGCTATCATATAAAAAATGACTCAAACAAACATACGAAAACAACGCCACCGTACCTATGCCCGCAACCGCCCACGCAGACGAGCCATGCCTCAGCTCCAAGAGGGCGACGGTGTCTATTTCCTAAAACTTGTTGTCGTGGTCATCCTCGGTACGTTGTGGCTTAAGTTCACGACCCCTCTCAGCTGGAACGGCTTGCCGCTAGCGGCATTTCCGCTAGGCGCACTGATAGCAGTCACGATTATAAAGTTGTTTGAGCGCGATCAATACAATCGTAAAATTTGGTTTGCAGTGTTACTCGTCGTCATGATTATCAGCTACTTCGTACCCGCGGGTATAGTACTCTAGTAGCCTCCGCCACTAATGCCCCAATATTGTTCAAGTGTATGTATTCCTTTTGCCTTCATATCCGTAGCTACTGTTGATCCAACATAACGCCAATGCCACGCCTCTGCATTGTAGCCGGTGAAACTTTCGTAACCCGATTGATACCGTTGAACGAATCCATAATCAGCTGCATGCGCTTTCATCCATACGTATTGAGAGCTCTTTGCAAAACATTCGAGATTACAGGTATTATCAGCATCTAGGTCGACCGCGAAACCAGATTGATGCTCACTATAGCCTGGTCGAGCGCTGACCGTATCTGCAGCCGCCGTACTACCGTTGACTGCCACCCATTTGTTATAGGTAATCAATTGGTTACTATACGAACGATACGCACTGGTAAGTCCGATAACTTCTCCCGATGATGCTGCTGCATCAAGCATCGAAACTAAATGCGAATATATTTTATTACTCACAGGGTAGCCCTGATAGTACACGATGTCGCTTGGTGCGAAATCAATGGGGCTAAAACAGTGCTTTTTGTTTATCAAGACATCAATCTGGTCCGGGTTGCCGTGCGCACCGCTAATTGCACAATTGGGCGTAGCAGCCTGATCATGTTGCGTCTTGAGAGCAGTCTCAGCAGTCGCTTTTGTCTCGGCAGCTTTCCTTGCGGCAGCATCATCCGCCGCTTTTTTATCTGCAGCTGCCTTTTCAGCTATTTTTTTAGATTTTATATCTGCAATCGTTTTATCGAGCTTTGCGAGTTCGGTTTGAGATTTTATTTGCTGCTTGGTGATAAGTTCATTGCCGTAATAGGTAACACCGCTAAATGACCCGGCAAAAAGCAATACAGAAATTAAAATCGAGATATAGAAGATTCGTCTGCTTTTTAGTTTTATTTTGAGCACTAGCACTATTGTAACAAATGAAAAAGCCCGCAGGTGGGCCTACCGAGGTCTCAATCAGAGAAACCCCAGCAGGCCCTACCATGCGAGCTATGATATCGTGGATCCCACACACTCTTTTGCCGACTCTTCCAATAGGGCGAACATGTCGTCGCGAAGAGCGACATACGCGGGAAATCCATAGAAATTATTGCCTATAAACCAAGAACGGGCAAAACTAATGCCTTTTCTGGCTTGCACGTACGTGAGCCACCTGTCAGCAGCCAACATGCGCAATTTTTCGTCGGTTGTCGGTTCGCACTTTAGGTTAAGCCACTGGTCAACGATACAAATGTCGTCAATATTCCCAGACAAAAGCCATATCTGGTGATAACCGATGATGTCACCAAGCCGTCGGATTCGCTGATACCAAGCGGTCTCCGTGGGGTGAACCAGCTGCTTGCGGCAGAAGCCTATGCTGTCGCAAATTTCTTGCGAATCGCAGGCTATGTCCTCCGGGCAGATGAAATCATCCGGCTCTTGATCGTGGCGCTCGGCGCTGGTCGCAAAAGTATGCACGCAGCCCTTGTCTATACACCAGACCGGCGTAGGACAGTTCTCGTTACAAGCGCTGAATGGGTGAGTCATCAGACTGCTCCTAATATGCAATGGAGTGATCCATAATGTGCTTGTTTTGGCCGAATTTGGTCAAGACACGAAAAGTATTTTAGCATAAAAATTGTTAAGCAATGCTTAGAATATGCCCTCAATTATTAATACTCCAACAGATAAAAGACTCTTGACCCACCTCTATTTTTGTGCTATATTGAATCGGTAACTTATTACGTAATAAAAACTCGCTTCCGCGTGAATGAGCAAGTCTAAAGGGTAAAACCGACAGATACTACTCGCCACCGGAGGTTTTAAATGGGAGCAAAGCGCTATGAAAGCACTTCTCGGTACCAAAATTGGTATGACCCAAATCATCAGCAAAGATGGTGTTGCTACTCCAGTAACATTGATTCAAGCTGGCCCTGTGACTGTGACTCAGGTCAAGTCTGTCGAAACCGACGGCTACAACGCAGTTCAAGTGGCATATGGTGAGGGTAAGAACCTGAGCAAGGCCGTTGCTGGACACACCAAACCAGCTCAAGTGACCCCGAAGACAATTCGGGAATTTCGCGTTGAAGACCTACCCGAAGATCTGAAAGTCGGTGATGCTATCGATGTCAGCCAGTTTGCACTAGGCGACGTCGTAGACGCAACCGGAATCAGCAAGGGCAAAGGCTTCGCCGGAACGGTCAAGCGACACAACTTTAACACCAGTAAAAAAACGCACGGCGGCAACGGTAACGTGCGTAAACCTGGTTCGATCGGGTCTATGTACCCACAAAAGGTCTTTAAGGGCAAACGTATGGCTGGCCGCATGGGTCACGACCGCGTAACGGTCAAGAACCTAACCGTCGCCTACGTCGATCAGACTAATAACCTGATTGGGCTCAAGGGTGCCGTACCTGGCCCCAACAAAGGCTTGGTGATCATAGGAGGTAAGGCATAATGGCTGAAACTACTAAACCAGCAGCTGCTAAGGCTGCAACCCTGCCAAAAGAAGTATTCAACGTCGAGGTGACAAACCACGAGTTGCTAAAACTGGCTTACGATTCATACCTAGCAAACAACCGTACTGCAAGCGCTACAACGCTTACTCGCGGTCTAGTTAGCGGTGGTGGCAAGAAGCCGTGGAAGCAAAAAGGCACCGGCCGCGCTCGCTTCGGTTCGTCTCGTAACCCAATCTGGCGCCATGGTGGTGTCGTGTTTGGTCCTAGCGGCAACGAAAACTACTCAAAGAAATTGAGTAAAACAAGCAAGCGTGTTGCTCTTCGCCAAGCGTTGACTTTGTCTAACGAGGCTAAAAAAGTAACCGTACTAGACATCAAGACAACTGGCAAAACTGCTGAAGTTGCAAAGATTCTTGCTTCCCATAAGCTAAACCGTCGCGTATTGATCGTCGTAGAAGCAGCAGAGAAGTCACCGGAATTGATCCGTGCAACTTCAAACCTACAGGACGTCCGCCTCATTGGTGCGAAATACCTAAGTGTCTACGACATCCTAAATGCCGACCACGTAGTACTATCTACTAAATCCGTCCCAGTTATCAAAAACTGGTTGCTACAGGAGGGCGTGTAATATGAGTAACTCAACACAGTTCGTATACCCACGCGCTACCGAAAAGGCATATGCTGCAAGTCTAAATAACGTCTACGTATTTAACGTACCTACATCTGCCAACAAAAACGACATCGTAGCTAGCATCGAAGCTCAGTACGGCGTCAAAGTTGTCAGCGTGCGCACAGTCGTACAAAGTGGCAAAGCCATCCGCTTTAACCGCGGTAAGCGCCGCTTCCCAGGTACGACTCATCGTACAGACACCAAAAAGGCTTACGTAACTCTTGCAAAGGGTGACAGCATCCAAGTCTTTGCCGAGCAAGAGCAGCCTAAGGAGGAGAAGAAGTAATGGCAATTAAAGCATACAACCCAACTACTCCCGGCCGTCGCGGCATGACTACTCAAGATTTGAGTGACATCACTACTCGCGGCAAGGTCAAAAGCCTCGTTAAGAGCAAAAAGCAGAATGCCGGCCGTAATAACACCGGTCGCATCACTGTTCGCCATCGTGGTGGCGGCGTTAAACGCCACTACCGTTTGGTTAACCACAACCTTGCAGCTGGCCTAAAGGTTACTGTCGAGGAAATCGAATACGATCCAAACCGTAGCGCTCGTATTGCCCGTGTTAAAGATCAGCACGGTCTATACCACTACATCTTGGCCGACACTAGCATGACGAAGGGTAAAGTTATCGAAAGCGGTGCAAAAGCACCAATCGAAAGCAGCAACCGTCTACCACTAAGCGAAATTCCTGTAGGTAGTCAGATCTACGCGATCGAACTAACCCCAGGCAAGGGCGCTCAAATGGTACGTGCAGCTGGCGCTAAAGCTCAGCTAATGGCTAAAGAGGGCGACCACGCCCAAATTCGCCTGCCATCAGGTGAAGTTCGCAGGGTTCGTCTAGAGGCAACCGCTGCAATCGGTGTTGTTGGTAACGTTCAGCATCAAAACATCAAGATAGGATCAGCCGGACGTAATCGCCGCAAGGGCATCCGCCCAGGCGTCCGAGGTGTCGTTATGAACGCCGCAGATCACCCACACGGTGGTGGTGACGGTGGTCGTCATGGTACTGGTAAGGCTCCGCGAACACCATGGGGTCAATTGACACTTGGTTACCGCACTCGCCGACGCAAAGACGTTGCCGGTCTGATAGTTAAATCACGCCATGAGGCGAAGAGGAAGAGGTAAGACATGAGTCGATCACTTAAAAAAGGTCCATTCATCGATGCCAAGCTGGCTAAAAAAGTAGCCGCTCTGAGCCTCGATGATCGCACCGTTATCAAAACTTGGGCTCGTTCCAGCACTGTTACTCCTGAAATGGTCGGCCGCACAATCGCCGTACACAACGGCCGCGTGCACGTACCTGTAGTCGTTAGCGAAAACATGGTTGGTCACAAGCTCGGTGAATTTAGTCCAACTCGTAAGTTCCGTAAACACGGTGGTAAGGCGAAGTAACATGGCTGATTCACTAAAAGTACGCGCATATATTAAGGGCGTCGACCAAACTCCCCGCAAGGTAAGCTTGGTCGCAGCGCTTGTACGCAATCGTACAGTTGCAGATGCACTTGTCATCCTGGAACACGTACCTAAGCGTGCAGCACTCCCTGTAAAGAAAGCTATCGAGAGCGCAAAAGCAAACGCCATGAACAATCATGGTCTTGATGGCAAAACACTTGTTATTTCTACATTGAGCGTCACGACTGGTCCACGACTTCGCCGATTCAAACCAGCTAGCCGCGGTCGTGCACTGCCATTTGAAAAGAAAACCAGCCACATTTTGGTCGAAGTATCTGGTACTGAAAAGCCTAAGAAAAAGCCGGTCGCTAAAGTAGCCGACGAGAAGAAAGAGGAGAAATAAGATGGGACAAAAAGTTAACCCTATCAGCTTCCGCCTGCAAGTCCACAAGAACTGGAGTTCTCGCTGGTTTGCTGGCAAAAAAGACTTCGCTAAATGGCTGAAGGAAGACATCGAGATCCGCGAACTGATTGAAAAACGGTTTGCTTCTCGTCCAACTATCAGCCGTATAGAAATTGAACGTTCTGCCAACCTCATCACTATCACTATTCATACCGCGAAAGCTGGTGTTGTGATCGGTCGTGGCGGCGCAGGCGTTACTGAACTAAAGGCTGCGATTGAAAAGTTGGCTAGCCTGCCAGTTCGCATCAACATCGAAGAGGTTAAGCGACCTGAACTCGACGCCAAACTGGTTGCCGAGAACATCGCTCGCCAATTGGAGCGCCGCATCAACTTCCGTCGCGCCATGAAAATGTCTGCTCAGAATACAATGAACGCCGGCGCCAAGGGTATCCGTATCCAAGTTGCCGGTCGTCTGAACAACGCTGAAATGGCCCGCCGCGAAAAGGTTATCGAAGGTTCAGTACCTCTACATACACTACGCGCTGATATTGATTTCCACTCCGCTCGTGCACTTGCACCTGGCGTTGGAATCATCGGCGTAAAGGTATGGATTTACAAAGGTGAAAGGAGCTAATCGATATGTTGATACCAAAGAAAACCAAGTATCGAAAAGTCCGCAAAGGCAAGAACAAGGGTATTGCAACTCGCGGTCACTACGTCGCCTTTGGTGACTTCGGCCTACAGGCGCAAAGCAACAACGACGTTACCAGTCGCCAGATCGAGTCAGCTCGTCAGGCGATGACACGCTACATCAAGCGTGGTGGTAAAATCTGGATTCGCATCTTCCCTCACACTCCACGTACTCGCAAGCCGCAGGACGTGAAAATGGGTAGTGGTAAGGGTAACCCTGAATTCTTTGCCGCAAAAGTTAAAGCCGGTACTGTCATGTTTGAGATGAAGGGCGTTAACGAAGAAATCGCTCGCGAGGCTATGCGCCTAGCAAGTCACAAGCTGCCAGTTAAAACAAAGTTCGTAAAGCGAGAGGAGGCGTAATATGGCTGAAAAGACTACTAAAGCGACCAAATCAAGCAAAGCGAAAGTTGCAGTAGAAGTGAAATCACTTGATCAACTAAAAGCTGAATTGTTAACGAAGCAGAGTGATCACCTGGAAACCCGTCGCAGCCATCGCGCTGGCGAATTGGTTAACCCACGTGCTATCACGCACAGTCGCAAGGACATCGCACGTCTAAAGACCGCGATCCGCGCGCATGAACTAAAAGGAGATAAGTAAGATGGTAAAGACACTCACAGGTATCGTCACATCTGACGTACGCGACAAAACCATCACCGTCACGGTGACAAGCCGCGAGACGCATCCTTTGTATGGCAAGCAGTTTACTCGTAGCCGTAAATACACGGCTCACGATCAAGAAAACGAAGCCAAGGTCGGCGACAAAGTCACTATTCGTGAAGTTCGTCCAATCAGCAAGACCAAGAGCTTCACGCTTGACAGTGTTGACCAAAAGTCAAAGGGAAGCGTAGAGCTAAAGGAAGACGTCGCACCAGCTGACGTCGTGAAGGCGAAAAAGGCCGACAAGACAGAGGAGGACAAAGGATGATTCAACAGCAGTCCCGTCTCAAAGTAACCGACAACAGCGGTGCCAAGGAAATCTTGTGTATCCGTGTTCTCGGTGGTACTCGTCGCCGTTATGCACGCGTTGGTGACATTATTGTTGCTAGCGTTAAAGAAGCCAACCCGACTGGTCAGGTCAAAAAGAAGTCTGTCATTAAAGCTGTAGTCGTTCGTACACGAGATACTATTCAGCGCAAAGACGGCAGCACTATCTGTTTTGACGACAACGCAGCCGTTGTCATCGGCGACGACAAGTTGCCACGTGCAACTCGTGTATTCGGCCCTGTGCCACGCGAACTTCGCGACCTAGGCTACGCTAAAATCGTCAGCCTGGCACCGGAGGTACTCTAATATGGCACAACGAATCCAAAAAAACGACGTAGTCAAGATCATCAGCGGCGGCGATAAAGGCGTTACCGGCAAGGTAATCGCAGTTTTGCCACAGAAAAATGCCGTGCTTGTTGAAAATCTTGGCGTAAAGCATCGCAAAGTTAAGCCAACACAGCTACAGCCAACTGGTGGTCACAAGGATATTCATGTCCCAATTCCACTACACAAGGTTGCGCTTGTCGTTGACGAAAAGACCGGCAAGACCAGCCGTGTCGGATACAACAAGAACGCCGACGGCGCCAAGGTCCGCCTTGCTCGTCAGGTAAAGAATAAGGAGATCAAGTAATGGCAGATAAAACTACCGCTACTCCGGCTCCTCGCTTGAAAGCCTTGTACAACAATACGTACGTCAAGGAACTACAGGCCGAATTAAATCTAGCTAATGTACACCAAGTACCTAAACTAGAAAAAATCACGGTAAGCGTAGGAACGGGCAAGAACAAAGAAAATAAAGCGCATCTTGCAACAGTCAAGACTACTCTTACCAAAATCACTGGCCAGATGCCAGTTGAGCGCTTGGCAAAGAAGTCAATCGCGACCTTCAAGATTCGTGCCGGCATGGGCGCACCAGTCGGTGTTACTGTTACGCTACGCGGCGCTCGTATGTACGAGTTCCTTGACCGCCTTGTCAACGTATCGCTACCACGTGTCCGTGACTTTCACGGCGTTGGTACTAAGTTCGACAAAAGCGGTAACTACAACCTCGGCCTCACCGATCAGTCTATCTTTACAGAGCTGACTTTCGAAGAAACACAGCTTATACACGGCCTGCAAATTACTTTCGTCATTAAAAA encodes the following:
- a CDS encoding M15 family metallopeptidase → MLKIKLKSRRIFYISILISVLLFAGSFSGVTYYGNELITKQQIKSQTELAKLDKTIADIKSKKIAEKAAADKKAADDAAARKAAETKATAETALKTQHDQAATPNCAISGAHGNPDQIDVLINKKHCFSPIDFAPSDIVYYQGYPVSNKIYSHLVSMLDAAASSGEVIGLTSAYRSYSNQLITYNKWVAVNGSTAAADTVSARPGYSEHQSGFAVDLDADNTCNLECFAKSSQYVWMKAHAADYGFVQRYQSGYESFTGYNAEAWHWRYVGSTVATDMKAKGIHTLEQYWGISGGGY
- the rplC gene encoding 50S ribosomal protein L3, translated to MKALLGTKIGMTQIISKDGVATPVTLIQAGPVTVTQVKSVETDGYNAVQVAYGEGKNLSKAVAGHTKPAQVTPKTIREFRVEDLPEDLKVGDAIDVSQFALGDVVDATGISKGKGFAGTVKRHNFNTSKKTHGGNGNVRKPGSIGSMYPQKVFKGKRMAGRMGHDRVTVKNLTVAYVDQTNNLIGLKGAVPGPNKGLVIIGGKA
- the rplD gene encoding 50S ribosomal protein L4 translates to MAETTKPAAAKAATLPKEVFNVEVTNHELLKLAYDSYLANNRTASATTLTRGLVSGGGKKPWKQKGTGRARFGSSRNPIWRHGGVVFGPSGNENYSKKLSKTSKRVALRQALTLSNEAKKVTVLDIKTTGKTAEVAKILASHKLNRRVLIVVEAAEKSPELIRATSNLQDVRLIGAKYLSVYDILNADHVVLSTKSVPVIKNWLLQEGV
- the rplW gene encoding 50S ribosomal protein L23 codes for the protein MSNSTQFVYPRATEKAYAASLNNVYVFNVPTSANKNDIVASIEAQYGVKVVSVRTVVQSGKAIRFNRGKRRFPGTTHRTDTKKAYVTLAKGDSIQVFAEQEQPKEEKK
- the rplB gene encoding 50S ribosomal protein L2 codes for the protein MAIKAYNPTTPGRRGMTTQDLSDITTRGKVKSLVKSKKQNAGRNNTGRITVRHRGGGVKRHYRLVNHNLAAGLKVTVEEIEYDPNRSARIARVKDQHGLYHYILADTSMTKGKVIESGAKAPIESSNRLPLSEIPVGSQIYAIELTPGKGAQMVRAAGAKAQLMAKEGDHAQIRLPSGEVRRVRLEATAAIGVVGNVQHQNIKIGSAGRNRRKGIRPGVRGVVMNAADHPHGGGDGGRHGTGKAPRTPWGQLTLGYRTRRRKDVAGLIVKSRHEAKRKR
- the rpsS gene encoding 30S ribosomal protein S19, with the translated sequence MSRSLKKGPFIDAKLAKKVAALSLDDRTVIKTWARSSTVTPEMVGRTIAVHNGRVHVPVVVSENMVGHKLGEFSPTRKFRKHGGKAK
- the rplV gene encoding 50S ribosomal protein L22; the encoded protein is MADSLKVRAYIKGVDQTPRKVSLVAALVRNRTVADALVILEHVPKRAALPVKKAIESAKANAMNNHGLDGKTLVISTLSVTTGPRLRRFKPASRGRALPFEKKTSHILVEVSGTEKPKKKPVAKVADEKKEEK
- the rpsC gene encoding 30S ribosomal protein S3; this encodes MGQKVNPISFRLQVHKNWSSRWFAGKKDFAKWLKEDIEIRELIEKRFASRPTISRIEIERSANLITITIHTAKAGVVIGRGGAGVTELKAAIEKLASLPVRINIEEVKRPELDAKLVAENIARQLERRINFRRAMKMSAQNTMNAGAKGIRIQVAGRLNNAEMARREKVIEGSVPLHTLRADIDFHSARALAPGVGIIGVKVWIYKGERS
- the rplP gene encoding 50S ribosomal protein L16 translates to MLIPKKTKYRKVRKGKNKGIATRGHYVAFGDFGLQAQSNNDVTSRQIESARQAMTRYIKRGGKIWIRIFPHTPRTRKPQDVKMGSGKGNPEFFAAKVKAGTVMFEMKGVNEEIAREAMRLASHKLPVKTKFVKREEA
- the rpmC gene encoding 50S ribosomal protein L29; its protein translation is MAEKTTKATKSSKAKVAVEVKSLDQLKAELLTKQSDHLETRRSHRAGELVNPRAITHSRKDIARLKTAIRAHELKGDK
- the rpsQ gene encoding 30S ribosomal protein S17 translates to MVKTLTGIVTSDVRDKTITVTVTSRETHPLYGKQFTRSRKYTAHDQENEAKVGDKVTIREVRPISKTKSFTLDSVDQKSKGSVELKEDVAPADVVKAKKADKTEEDKG
- the rplN gene encoding 50S ribosomal protein L14, which encodes MIQQQSRLKVTDNSGAKEILCIRVLGGTRRRYARVGDIIVASVKEANPTGQVKKKSVIKAVVVRTRDTIQRKDGSTICFDDNAAVVIGDDKLPRATRVFGPVPRELRDLGYAKIVSLAPEVL
- the rplX gene encoding 50S ribosomal protein L24; the encoded protein is MAQRIQKNDVVKIISGGDKGVTGKVIAVLPQKNAVLVENLGVKHRKVKPTQLQPTGGHKDIHVPIPLHKVALVVDEKTGKTSRVGYNKNADGAKVRLARQVKNKEIK
- the rplE gene encoding 50S ribosomal protein L5, which produces MADKTTATPAPRLKALYNNTYVKELQAELNLANVHQVPKLEKITVSVGTGKNKENKAHLATVKTTLTKITGQMPVERLAKKSIATFKIRAGMGAPVGVTVTLRGARMYEFLDRLVNVSLPRVRDFHGVGTKFDKSGNYNLGLTDQSIFTELTFEETQLIHGLQITFVIKNESAAHSRALLEKFGMPFEKEGGRR